A single bacterium DNA region contains:
- a CDS encoding Hsp20/alpha crystallin family protein encodes MTPRISFYTEGRWSEYHPFPYLDVIELADGYLVQVELAGVDPAAVNVRVVGDALVIEGSRTPGYPPGAQKVLRMELVYGRFHRELLMPFDADPTRITAQWTKGMLSVMVPRQTESFKIDIEVED; translated from the coding sequence ATGACGCCGCGGATCTCTTTCTACACCGAGGGGCGCTGGTCCGAGTACCACCCCTTCCCCTACCTCGACGTGATCGAGCTGGCCGACGGCTACCTGGTCCAGGTGGAGCTCGCCGGGGTGGACCCCGCGGCGGTCAACGTGAGGGTGGTGGGCGACGCCCTGGTCATCGAGGGCTCGAGGACCCCCGGCTACCCGCCTGGGGCGCAGAAGGTCCTCCGCATGGAGCTCGTTTACGGCCGGTTCCACCGCGAGCTGTTGATGCCCTTCGACGCGGACCCAACCCGGATAACCGCCCAGTGGACCAAGGGGATGCTATCGGTCATGGTTCCGCGGCAGACCGAGAGTTTCAAAATAGACATCGAGGTGGAGGATTGA
- the lon gene encoding endopeptidase La yields the protein MARERFKSSEGDVQLEPGEEKVFPVLPLTNLVCFPYMLLPIGVEGARDTRLVDRVMLGDRLVTLFTVKNPKTGELFKVGVLAIILKMLRMPDDSMRLMVQGVQRIRRGEVLTDGEFLRAKVAPLEEREPDTVRVKALRSSILDVFGNLVKLSGRAEELTVAALNLEENSRLADFVATNLNLEVPERQGILATPNVEKRLDAVLKQAGRELEVLRIGQSIQQEISEEMTKAQREFYLRQQLQAIQRELGEGEESSVELDELAERITAKAWPEEIRTKAERELGRLRQMSAGSAEYVVSHTYLTWLLDLPWGHYSQDKLEVKRAARILDEDHYGLVQIKDRILEFLAVRSLVPDGKGPILCLVGPPGTGKTSLGRSIARALSREFVRVSLGGVHDEAEIRGHRRTYVGALPGRIIQGIKTAGTSNPVFMLDEVDKLASDFRGDPSSALLEVLDPEQNWSFRDNYIEEAYDLSKVFFITTANTATTIPRPLLDRMETLNLAGYTLEEKVQIARRYLLPRQLESNGLTRKKLSIPAGTLRVIADRYTREAGVRNLERAIGGVCRKVARKVATGEESGKVTVKVTDLVDYLGSTVFERERRKRTDMVGVATGLVWTPFGGDIIFIEAARMEGKGGLVLTGQLGEVMQESARIAVSFVRSRAKRFKIPPDFNADSDIHIHVPAGAVPKDGPSAGVTMATALVSLLSGRPVKNDLAMTGELSLRGDVLPVGGLKEKLLAARRAGIKTVVLPERNRTMVQDAFRDEPTETLEGLELLYVSRAEEAVRLALESPG from the coding sequence ATGGCGCGAGAAAGGTTTAAAAGCTCCGAGGGGGACGTTCAGCTCGAGCCGGGTGAGGAGAAGGTTTTCCCGGTTCTCCCCCTGACGAACCTGGTCTGCTTCCCCTACATGCTCCTGCCCATCGGGGTGGAGGGCGCCCGGGACACGAGGCTGGTGGACCGGGTGATGCTGGGCGACCGTCTCGTCACCCTCTTCACCGTCAAGAATCCCAAAACGGGGGAGCTTTTCAAGGTCGGCGTACTGGCCATCATCCTGAAGATGCTCCGCATGCCCGACGACTCCATGCGGCTGATGGTCCAGGGGGTGCAGCGGATCAGACGGGGCGAGGTGCTCACCGACGGGGAGTTTCTCCGGGCGAAGGTCGCGCCCCTGGAGGAGCGGGAACCGGACACGGTCAGGGTCAAGGCGCTGCGGTCGAGCATCCTGGACGTTTTCGGTAACCTGGTGAAGCTCTCGGGGCGCGCGGAGGAGCTCACGGTGGCCGCCCTCAACCTCGAGGAAAACTCCCGCCTGGCCGACTTCGTCGCCACCAATCTCAACCTCGAGGTCCCGGAACGGCAGGGCATCCTCGCCACCCCCAACGTGGAGAAGCGCCTGGACGCCGTCTTGAAGCAGGCGGGCAGGGAGCTGGAGGTGCTCCGCATCGGCCAGTCCATCCAGCAGGAAATCTCCGAGGAGATGACCAAGGCGCAGCGCGAGTTTTACCTGCGCCAGCAGCTACAGGCCATCCAGCGCGAGCTGGGCGAGGGGGAGGAATCGTCCGTCGAGCTGGACGAGCTCGCCGAACGTATCACCGCCAAGGCCTGGCCCGAGGAGATACGGACGAAGGCCGAGCGTGAGCTCGGGCGGCTGCGCCAGATGAGCGCCGGCTCGGCGGAGTACGTCGTTTCCCACACTTATCTGACCTGGCTCCTGGACCTGCCCTGGGGCCACTACTCCCAGGACAAGCTGGAAGTGAAGCGGGCCGCCCGCATCCTCGACGAGGACCACTACGGCCTCGTCCAGATAAAGGACCGCATCCTGGAGTTCCTGGCGGTGCGGAGCCTGGTCCCCGACGGGAAGGGGCCTATCCTGTGCCTGGTCGGTCCCCCGGGGACGGGAAAGACCTCCCTGGGCCGCAGCATCGCCCGGGCGCTCTCACGGGAGTTCGTGCGCGTCTCCCTGGGCGGCGTCCACGACGAGGCCGAGATTCGGGGCCACCGCCGGACCTACGTCGGCGCCCTCCCGGGCCGGATCATCCAGGGGATAAAGACCGCCGGCACCTCCAATCCCGTCTTCATGCTCGACGAGGTGGACAAGCTGGCCAGCGACTTCCGCGGCGACCCCAGCTCGGCGCTCCTGGAGGTCCTCGACCCCGAGCAGAACTGGAGTTTTCGGGACAACTACATCGAGGAGGCCTACGACCTGTCCAAGGTGTTTTTCATCACCACGGCCAACACCGCCACCACCATCCCGCGGCCGCTTTTGGACCGGATGGAGACCCTGAACCTCGCCGGGTACACCCTCGAGGAGAAGGTGCAGATTGCCCGGCGCTACCTGCTGCCGCGTCAGCTCGAGTCCAACGGCCTGACGAGGAAAAAACTCTCCATCCCCGCGGGGACCTTGCGCGTCATCGCCGACCGCTACACCCGCGAGGCCGGCGTGCGCAACCTGGAGCGCGCCATCGGAGGCGTCTGCCGCAAGGTGGCCCGGAAGGTGGCCACCGGAGAGGAGAGCGGGAAGGTCACCGTCAAGGTCACAGACCTGGTGGATTACCTCGGTTCCACCGTTTTCGAGCGCGAGCGGCGGAAGCGGACCGACATGGTGGGAGTGGCCACGGGGCTCGTCTGGACGCCCTTCGGCGGCGACATCATCTTCATCGAGGCGGCCCGGATGGAGGGCAAGGGCGGTCTGGTGCTCACCGGCCAGCTCGGCGAGGTGATGCAGGAGAGCGCCCGGATCGCGGTCAGCTTCGTCCGCAGCCGGGCGAAGCGGTTCAAGATTCCCCCCGACTTCAACGCCGACTCCGACATCCACATCCACGTGCCGGCGGGCGCCGTGCCCAAGGACGGTCCCTCGGCCGGGGTGACGATGGCCACGGCGCTGGTGAGCCTCCTCTCCGGACGACCGGTCAAAAACGACCTGGCGATGACCGGGGAACTGAGCCTGCGGGGCGACGTGCTCCCCGTGGGCGGGCTGAAGGAGAAGCTGCTGGCCGCGCGGCGGGCCGGGATCAAAACCGTCGTCCTCCCCGAGAGAAACCGGACGATGGTCCAGGACGCCTTCCGGGACGAGCCGACCGAGACCCTGGAGGGCCTGGAGCTACTCTACGTCAGCCGCGCCGAGGAGGCGGTGAGACTGGCGCTGGAGAGCCCGGGTTAG